The Pseudodesulfovibrio sp. JC047 nucleotide sequence CCGGCTGCCTCGTCAATGGCCGCGACATGCTTGTCTGCCAGAGTATCGGGCTGGGCCTTGTATTCCTGGCCGAACACCGGTGCTGATTTCCAAAATCCAGCGTCGTCCATCTTGACCGGCTCAACGGTCCATATCAGGTCTTCGCCCTGGGAATGGACGATGACATCCACCGCAGGGGCACGGTACGGGTTGACCACCACGCCGACCTTGAGCCGGGGTACCAGTCCGGGGATATGGCGGAGATCGTAGGTCTTACTGCCAAACCCTTTGACGGTGTGGGTGATGGACATGTCCGGTTTAACCAATACTTCTACAGGACGAGTGGTCACCAACTCGCGACAAAGTTCCAAGGACGGAGCCAACCTGAGTTGGTCCTCGGTTATGGTCAGCCAGACATCATTCCGAGTCCTTTGGGTGCGAGTGTGAATAGCGTGAGCATTGAAGTGCTGGCACCATTTGTTCGCCTCGACCTGCAATTCCTTCACGGTCTGAACGCGGAGAAAGGTCAGGCGTGATTCGAACTTGGTTTCAACAATGTTGTTGCCGCACTCCACCTGCCCCTTGGCGCGCGGGTTGCCCGCCTTATGGGTGTCCCACTTCACGCCCAGCCGATCCAGCAGGTTGGTGAATAGGTGCGCGGTATTTGCGCTGCCCTTGTCCATAACCAGCAGTTCGGGAACGCCGTGCATGGGGTCGTTCAGTCCGCGCGGAGTGATGGCGTCCAGGAACAC carries:
- a CDS encoding DDE-type integrase/transposase/recombinase, translating into MCVLFYLPKGGLSVMEESKFYKNKLQNFRKTERERVWRYVITDHYSGTIYVRYVQAAGESAQGLVDVFLDAITPRGLNDPMHGVPELLVMDKGSANTAHLFTNLLDRLGVKWDTHKAGNPRAKGQVECGNNIVETKFESRLTFLRVQTVKELQVEANKWCQHFNAHAIHTRTQRTRNDVWLTITEDQLRLAPSLELCRELVTTRPVEVLVKPDMSITHTVKGFGSKTYDLRHIPGLVPRLKVGVVVNPYRAPAVDVIVHSQGEDLIWTVEPVKMDDAGFWKSAPVFGQEYKAQPDTLADKHVAAIDEAAG